One region of Streptomyces capillispiralis genomic DNA includes:
- a CDS encoding ATP-binding protein, producing the protein MVTIEREGGDSLPYEGVWRFTAPAVDASVPQARHAVRDLLLRQGVPVADEVVQGLLLIVSELVTNAVRHAALLSPMLAVEVAVGAEWVRVSVEDNHPYRPTALETDHGRTGGRGLLLVREITREAGGACEVEHTATGGKVIWAALPLKPAQFF; encoded by the coding sequence GTGGTGACAATCGAGCGTGAGGGTGGCGACTCGCTGCCGTACGAAGGTGTCTGGCGGTTCACCGCCCCGGCTGTGGACGCCTCGGTCCCGCAGGCCCGTCACGCCGTGCGCGACCTGCTGCTGCGCCAGGGCGTACCGGTCGCGGACGAGGTGGTGCAGGGGCTGCTGCTGATCGTCTCGGAGCTGGTCACCAACGCCGTGCGGCACGCGGCGCTGCTGTCCCCGATGCTCGCGGTCGAGGTCGCCGTCGGCGCCGAGTGGGTCAGGGTGTCGGTGGAGGACAACCACCCCTACCGGCCCACCGCACTGGAGACCGACCACGGCCGCACCGGCGGCCGCGGACTGCTCCTCGTGCGCGAGATCACCCGCGAGGCCGGCGGGGCCTGCGAGGTCGAGCACACCGCGACCGGCGGCAAGGTGATCTGGGCCGCCCTGCCGCTCAAGCCCGCGCAGTTCTTCTAG
- a CDS encoding HdeD family acid-resistance protein — protein MARSAKSAHAAGPPGEAARLSRGFGWLAVLGVILVLAGLVGLVYTAVATLTSMLLFGWLLLIGGVVGLLHAVQARDSNFFWLGVVVAALNIAAGAVILRTPEAAAEALTMFAALLFLTGGVFRLVGSLVVRGPQFGWTLVQGAFGLLLGVLVLASWPSSSQYVIGTFFSLALLFDGLGLIATGYGGRRIVGMVSDRLAGEEAARTPGERPGGRNGRGGSSEPVQPE, from the coding sequence ATGGCCAGGTCCGCGAAGTCCGCGCACGCCGCCGGGCCCCCGGGCGAGGCGGCCAGGCTCAGCCGCGGCTTCGGCTGGCTCGCCGTGCTCGGGGTGATCCTGGTCCTCGCCGGTCTGGTCGGCCTCGTCTACACCGCCGTCGCCACCCTGACCTCGATGCTGCTGTTCGGCTGGCTGCTGCTGATCGGCGGTGTGGTCGGGCTGCTGCACGCGGTCCAGGCCAGGGACAGCAACTTCTTCTGGCTGGGCGTGGTCGTCGCGGCCCTGAACATAGCGGCCGGCGCGGTGATCCTGCGGACCCCGGAGGCGGCGGCCGAGGCGCTGACCATGTTCGCCGCGCTGCTCTTCCTGACCGGCGGGGTGTTCCGGCTGGTGGGCAGCCTGGTGGTGCGCGGACCGCAGTTCGGCTGGACCCTGGTGCAGGGCGCCTTCGGACTGCTCCTCGGCGTCCTCGTCCTGGCCTCCTGGCCGAGCAGCAGCCAGTACGTCATCGGTACGTTCTTCTCCCTCGCCCTGCTCTTCGACGGGCTCGGCCTGATCGCCACCGGCTACGGGGGACGCCGGATCGTCGGGATGGTCTCCGACCGGCTGGCCGGCGAGGAGGCGGCGCGGACGCCGGGGGAGCGACCGGGCGGACGGAACGGGCGAGGAGGGTCCTCCGAACCCGTACAACCCGAATAG
- a CDS encoding enoyl-CoA hydratase/isomerase family protein: MEPQLLHSVTDSVATVVISHPAKRNAMTAAMWGALPPLLETLAADPDVRVLVLTGEGGTFCAGADISTLRGSPLEAQRLAVAAEEALAAFPKPALAVVRGHCVGGGAQLAAACDLRFAEEGARFGVTPAKLGIVYPASATRRLVSLVGPATAKYLLFSGELIDAGRALRTGLVDEVLPGDELDKRVAEFTGILASRSQLTQAAAKEFANGRTGRDAHWSERARESGDTAEGVAAFLERRAPRFTWSVSTSGRSGSST, translated from the coding sequence ATGGAGCCGCAGCTGCTGCACAGCGTCACCGACTCGGTCGCCACGGTCGTCATCAGCCATCCGGCGAAGCGCAACGCGATGACGGCCGCGATGTGGGGCGCCCTGCCGCCCCTGCTGGAGACGCTGGCCGCCGACCCGGACGTCCGGGTGCTGGTGCTCACCGGTGAGGGCGGTACGTTCTGCGCCGGGGCGGACATCTCCACGCTCCGGGGGTCGCCGCTGGAGGCGCAGCGGCTGGCCGTGGCGGCCGAGGAGGCGCTCGCCGCCTTCCCCAAGCCGGCCCTGGCGGTGGTCCGCGGGCACTGTGTGGGCGGCGGGGCGCAGCTGGCGGCGGCGTGCGATCTGCGGTTCGCCGAGGAGGGGGCGCGGTTCGGGGTGACCCCGGCGAAGCTCGGCATCGTCTACCCGGCGTCCGCGACCCGGCGGCTGGTGTCGCTGGTGGGTCCGGCCACCGCCAAGTACCTGTTGTTCTCGGGTGAGTTGATCGACGCCGGGCGAGCCCTGCGCACCGGTCTGGTGGACGAGGTGCTGCCCGGGGACGAACTGGACAAGCGGGTCGCGGAGTTCACCGGGATCCTGGCGTCCCGCTCGCAGCTGACCCAGGCCGCGGCGAAGGAGTTCGCGAACGGCCGCACCGGCCGGGACGCGCACTGGAGCGAGCGGGCGCGGGAGAGCGGCGACACCGCGGAGGGTGTCGCCGCCTTCCTGGAGCGCCGTGCCCCGCGTTTCACCTGGAGTGTGTCTACGTCAGGGCGAAGCGGCTCTTCGACCTGA
- a CDS encoding DJ-1/PfpI family protein has translation MQIAIVLFDRFTALDAVGPYETLGRLPDAETVFVAERTGPVRTDTGALAITADRTLADVPHPDIVVVPGGPGQTPQMENDALLDWLRAADAASTWTTSVCTGSLLLAAAGLLEGRRATSHWLALDHLRRYGAEPTGERVVTDGKYVTAAGVSSGIDMGLTLLGRIAGDAHAQAVQLLTEYDPQPPYDAGSPRKAPAHLVEEFRSKSRFALT, from the coding sequence ATGCAGATCGCCATCGTCCTCTTCGACCGCTTCACCGCCCTCGACGCCGTGGGCCCCTACGAGACCCTGGGCCGGCTCCCGGACGCGGAGACCGTCTTCGTCGCCGAGCGGACCGGCCCCGTCCGCACCGACACCGGCGCCCTCGCGATCACCGCCGACCGGACCCTGGCCGACGTACCGCACCCGGACATCGTCGTCGTCCCCGGCGGCCCCGGACAGACACCCCAGATGGAGAACGACGCCCTGCTGGACTGGCTGCGCGCCGCCGACGCCGCCAGCACCTGGACGACGTCCGTGTGCACCGGATCCCTGCTGCTGGCCGCGGCCGGACTCCTCGAAGGACGCCGGGCCACCTCGCACTGGCTGGCCCTGGACCACCTGAGGCGGTACGGCGCCGAGCCCACGGGGGAGCGGGTGGTGACCGACGGCAAGTACGTCACCGCGGCCGGTGTCTCCTCCGGCATCGACATGGGGCTCACCCTGCTCGGCCGGATCGCCGGCGACGCACACGCCCAGGCCGTCCAGCTGCTCACCGAGTACGACCCGCAGCCGCCCTACGACGCCGGCTCCCCGCGGAAGGCGCCCGCCCACCTCGTCGAGGAGTTCAGGTCGAAGAGCCGCTTCGCCCTGACGTAG
- a CDS encoding GlxA family transcriptional regulator: MAQRTVLVVLFDGVQSLDVTGPVEVFSGAEKHTPGTYRLRTASPDGAPVRTTSGLTLVPDGALADAPEPHTLLVPGGQGTRRPDQRLTDWLRRHGPRAERLVSVCTGAALLATAGLLDGRRATTHWAYCDTLARDHPAVDVDPDPIYVRDGHVATSAGVTSGIDLALALVEEDLGRRAALTIARHLVVFLRRPGNQAQFSAQLAAQTARREPLREVQQWITEHPEADLSVEALAARAALSPRHFARAFHAETGTTPGRYVDRVRLEHARRLLEDTGDGVEEISRASGYGTPEAMRRAFVRTLGTSPAEYRRRFRPATLPSART; this comes from the coding sequence ATGGCGCAGCGAACCGTTCTCGTCGTCCTCTTCGACGGCGTGCAGAGCCTGGATGTCACCGGCCCCGTGGAGGTCTTCTCGGGCGCCGAGAAGCACACCCCGGGGACCTACCGGCTGCGCACCGCCTCCCCGGACGGCGCCCCCGTGCGGACGACCAGCGGCCTGACCCTCGTACCGGACGGCGCGCTGGCCGACGCGCCGGAGCCGCACACGCTGCTCGTACCCGGCGGACAGGGCACCCGTCGGCCCGATCAGCGGCTGACCGACTGGCTGCGCCGGCACGGACCGCGCGCCGAGCGACTGGTCTCCGTCTGCACCGGTGCCGCGCTGCTCGCCACCGCCGGACTCCTGGACGGCCGCCGCGCCACCACGCACTGGGCCTACTGCGACACGCTGGCCCGCGACCACCCGGCCGTCGACGTCGACCCCGACCCCATCTACGTCCGAGACGGCCACGTCGCCACGTCCGCCGGCGTCACCTCCGGCATCGACCTCGCGCTCGCCCTGGTCGAGGAGGACCTCGGCCGGCGGGCCGCCCTCACCATCGCCCGGCACCTGGTGGTGTTCCTGCGCCGGCCGGGCAACCAGGCCCAGTTCAGCGCCCAGCTCGCCGCCCAGACCGCGCGGCGCGAGCCGCTGCGCGAGGTCCAGCAGTGGATCACCGAACACCCCGAGGCCGACCTGTCCGTCGAGGCGCTCGCGGCCCGCGCGGCCCTCTCGCCGCGCCACTTCGCCCGCGCCTTCCACGCCGAGACCGGCACCACACCGGGCCGCTACGTCGACCGGGTACGGCTCGAACACGCCCGGCGCCTGCTGGAGGACACCGGCGACGGCGTCGAGGAGATCTCCCGCGCCAGCGGCTACGGCACACCCGAGGCGATGCGCCGCGCCTTCGTGCGCACCCTCGGGACGTCACCGGCCGAGTACCGCCGCCGTTTCCGGCCCGCCACCCTCCCGTCCGCCCGCACCTGA
- a CDS encoding LPFR motif small protein — MFRAIADVLRQIGGAIATVVTLPFRALARLFGGASSSTRGHRA; from the coding sequence GTGTTCCGTGCCATCGCAGACGTCCTGCGCCAGATCGGCGGGGCCATCGCCACCGTCGTGACGCTGCCGTTCCGGGCGCTCGCCCGGCTGTTCGGCGGGGCCTCGTCCAGCACCCGTGGCCACCGCGCCTGA
- a CDS encoding Tex family protein, with amino-acid sequence MTTPLTASIEGRIAEELGVRERQVRSAVELLDGGSTVPFIARYRKEATEMLDDAQLRTIEERLRYLRELEDRRTAILESVREQGKLTDELEARIRGAETKARLEDIYLPYKPKRRTKAQIAREAGLEPLAEGLLGDPGVDPLAAAAAFVDADKGVADPQAALDGARAILTERFSEDADLIGELRERMWVRGRLAAKVREGKEEAGAKFADYFDFAEPFTELPSHRILAMLRGEKEEVLDLVLEPEEPVDGPSSYEGIVAHRFGIADRGRPADKWLGDTVRWAWRTRILVHLGLDLRLRLRTAAEDEAVRVFAANLRDLLLAAPAGTRATLGLDPGFRTGVKVAVVDATGKVVATDVIHPHVPANRWDEAIAKLARLAKEHAVELVAIGNGTASRETDKLAGELIAKHPELKLTKVMVSEAGASVYSASAFASQELPDMDVSLRGAVSIARRLQDPLAELVKIDPKSIGVGQYQHDLSEVKLSRSLDAVVEDCVNGVGVDVNTASAPLLARVSGITSGLAENIVAHRDSNGPFRSRGELKKVSRLGPKAYEQCAGFLRIRGGDDPLDASSVHPEAYPVVRRMVKSSGAEVASLIGNTAVLRSLRPQEFVDDTFGLPTVSDILKELEKPGRDPRPAFKTAVFKEGVEKISDLSSGMVLEGVVTNVAAFGAFVDVGVHQDGLVHVSAMSKTFVKDPRDVVKPGDIVKVKVLDVDIPRKRISLTLRLDDEAAPQGEPQRGQRGERQGGRPPKQRQQQGRSGSAGKGRPAAAPAPANGAMADALRRAGLA; translated from the coding sequence GTGACGACACCCCTCACAGCGTCCATCGAAGGCAGGATCGCCGAGGAGCTCGGCGTACGGGAGCGGCAGGTCAGGTCGGCCGTCGAGCTGCTCGACGGCGGTTCGACGGTGCCCTTCATCGCCCGCTACCGCAAGGAAGCGACCGAGATGCTCGACGACGCGCAGCTGCGCACGATCGAGGAGCGGCTGCGCTATCTGCGGGAGCTGGAGGACCGTCGTACGGCGATCCTGGAGTCGGTGCGCGAGCAGGGCAAGCTCACCGACGAGCTGGAGGCGCGGATCCGGGGCGCCGAGACGAAGGCGCGGCTGGAGGACATCTACCTGCCGTACAAGCCCAAGCGGCGCACCAAGGCGCAGATCGCGCGGGAGGCGGGTCTGGAGCCGCTGGCGGAGGGGCTGCTCGGTGATCCGGGCGTCGACCCCCTCGCCGCGGCCGCCGCGTTCGTGGACGCGGACAAGGGCGTGGCCGATCCGCAGGCGGCCCTGGACGGCGCCCGCGCCATCCTCACCGAGCGGTTCTCGGAGGACGCCGACCTGATCGGCGAGCTGCGCGAGCGCATGTGGGTGCGCGGGCGGCTGGCCGCGAAGGTGCGCGAGGGCAAGGAGGAGGCGGGCGCGAAGTTCGCCGACTACTTCGACTTCGCCGAGCCGTTCACCGAGCTGCCCTCGCACCGGATCCTGGCGATGCTGCGCGGTGAGAAGGAGGAGGTCCTCGACCTCGTCCTGGAGCCGGAGGAGCCGGTGGACGGTCCGTCGTCGTACGAGGGGATCGTCGCGCACCGGTTCGGGATCGCCGACCGGGGGCGTCCGGCCGACAAGTGGCTGGGCGACACGGTCCGCTGGGCGTGGCGTACGCGCATCCTGGTGCACCTCGGCCTCGACCTGCGGCTGCGGCTGCGCACCGCCGCCGAGGACGAGGCGGTGCGGGTCTTCGCGGCCAACCTGCGCGACCTGCTGCTGGCCGCCCCGGCCGGCACCCGCGCCACGCTGGGCCTCGACCCCGGTTTCCGTACGGGTGTGAAGGTCGCCGTGGTCGACGCGACCGGCAAGGTCGTCGCCACGGACGTGATCCACCCGCACGTCCCGGCCAACCGGTGGGACGAGGCGATCGCGAAGCTGGCGCGGCTGGCGAAGGAGCACGCGGTCGAGCTGGTCGCCATCGGCAACGGCACGGCGTCCCGCGAGACCGACAAGCTCGCCGGTGAACTGATCGCCAAGCACCCGGAGTTGAAGCTGACGAAGGTGATGGTGTCGGAGGCGGGCGCCTCCGTGTACTCCGCCTCCGCGTTCGCCTCGCAGGAGCTGCCGGACATGGACGTGTCGCTGCGCGGCGCGGTGTCGATCGCGCGCCGGCTCCAGGACCCGCTGGCCGAGCTGGTGAAGATCGACCCGAAGTCGATCGGTGTCGGCCAGTACCAGCACGACCTGTCCGAGGTGAAGCTGTCACGCTCGCTGGACGCGGTGGTGGAGGACTGTGTGAACGGCGTGGGCGTGGACGTCAACACGGCGTCGGCGCCGCTGCTGGCGCGGGTCTCCGGCATCACCTCGGGGCTGGCCGAGAACATCGTGGCCCACCGGGACTCCAACGGGCCGTTCCGGTCGCGCGGCGAGCTGAAGAAGGTCTCACGGCTCGGCCCGAAGGCGTACGAGCAGTGCGCGGGCTTCCTGCGGATCCGCGGCGGCGACGACCCGCTGGACGCCTCCAGCGTGCACCCGGAGGCCTACCCGGTCGTCCGGCGGATGGTGAAGTCCTCCGGTGCGGAGGTCGCCTCGCTGATCGGCAACACGGCGGTGCTGCGGTCGCTGAGGCCGCAGGAGTTCGTGGACGACACGTTCGGTCTGCCGACCGTGAGCGACATCCTGAAGGAGCTGGAGAAGCCGGGGCGCGATCCGCGGCCCGCGTTCAAGACGGCCGTCTTCAAGGAGGGCGTGGAGAAGATCTCCGACCTGTCGTCCGGGATGGTGCTGGAGGGCGTCGTGACGAACGTCGCGGCCTTCGGCGCCTTCGTGGACGTCGGTGTGCACCAGGACGGGCTGGTGCACGTCTCCGCGATGTCCAAGACGTTCGTGAAGGACCCGCGGGACGTGGTGAAGCCCGGTGACATCGTCAAGGTGAAGGTCCTCGACGTCGACATCCCGCGCAAGCGGATCTCGCTGACGCTGCGGCTGGACGACGAGGCCGCGCCGCAGGGAGAGCCGCAGCGGGGGCAGCGCGGGGAGCGGCAGGGCGGCCGGCCGCCCAAGCAGCGGCAGCAGCAGGGCCGTTCCGGTTCCGCGGGGAAGGGGCGGCCCGCGGCTGCGCCGGCTCCCGCCAACGGGGCGATGGCCGACGCGTTGCGGCGGGCCGGGCTGGCGTAG
- a CDS encoding ABC-F family ATP-binding cassette domain-containing protein: MTATLVAKKLAAGHGDRSLFTGLDLVVAPGDVIGLVGANGAGKSTLLRLLAGLTAPEEGELRLSPPTATVGHLPQEPERRPGESVRAFLARRTGVAEAQRAMDEATQALVDGAPGADDAYATSLERWLALGGADLDERAEETAGSLGLAVDLDQPMTALSGGQAARAGLASLLLSRYDVFLLDEPTNDLDLDGLERLERFVGGLRAGTVVVSHDREFLTRTVTKVLELDLAQRRINLYGGGYTAYLEEREVARRHARDEFEEYADKRAALQDRAQTQRAWMDKGVKNARRKAGNDNDKIGRKFRSEASEKQAAKARQTQRMIERLDVVEEPRKEWELRMEIAAAARSGAVVATLRDAEVRRGGFTLGPVSLQIDWADRVAVTGANGAGKSTLLGALLGRVPLDAGHAALGSGVLLGEVDQARALFHGPEALLDAFRPAVPDLEPADIRTLLAKFGLKADHVMRPAATLSPGERTRAALALLQGRGVNLLVLDEPTNHLDLPAIEQLESALDSYEGTLLLITHDRRMLDAVRVTRRLEVTDGKVVERT; this comes from the coding sequence ATGACTGCCACCCTCGTCGCCAAGAAGCTCGCCGCCGGTCACGGAGACCGCTCCCTGTTCACCGGTCTCGACCTCGTCGTCGCCCCCGGCGACGTGATCGGCCTGGTCGGCGCCAACGGCGCGGGCAAGTCCACGCTGCTGCGCCTGCTCGCCGGGCTCACCGCACCGGAGGAGGGCGAGCTGCGGCTCTCCCCGCCCACCGCGACCGTAGGACACCTCCCGCAGGAGCCGGAGCGCCGGCCCGGCGAGAGCGTGCGGGCGTTCCTGGCCCGCCGCACCGGTGTCGCCGAGGCGCAGCGGGCGATGGACGAGGCGACCCAGGCCCTGGTCGACGGGGCGCCGGGCGCCGACGACGCGTACGCCACGAGTCTGGAGCGCTGGCTGGCCCTGGGCGGCGCCGACCTCGACGAGCGCGCCGAGGAGACCGCGGGATCCCTCGGCCTGGCCGTCGACCTGGACCAGCCGATGACCGCCCTCTCCGGCGGCCAGGCGGCCCGCGCCGGACTCGCCTCCCTCCTCCTCTCCCGTTACGACGTCTTCCTCCTCGACGAGCCGACCAACGACCTCGACCTGGACGGCCTGGAGCGCCTCGAACGCTTCGTGGGCGGACTGCGCGCCGGGACCGTCGTCGTCAGCCACGACCGCGAGTTCCTCACCCGCACCGTCACCAAGGTCCTGGAACTCGACCTCGCCCAGCGGCGGATCAATCTCTACGGCGGCGGCTACACCGCCTATCTGGAGGAGCGGGAGGTGGCCCGCAGGCACGCCCGCGACGAGTTCGAGGAGTACGCCGACAAGCGGGCCGCGCTCCAGGACCGCGCGCAGACGCAGCGGGCCTGGATGGACAAGGGCGTGAAGAACGCCCGCCGCAAGGCGGGCAACGACAACGACAAGATCGGCCGCAAGTTCCGCAGCGAGGCCAGCGAGAAGCAGGCCGCCAAGGCGCGCCAGACGCAGCGCATGATCGAACGCCTCGACGTCGTCGAGGAGCCGCGCAAGGAGTGGGAGCTGCGCATGGAGATCGCGGCGGCCGCCCGCTCGGGGGCGGTCGTCGCCACCCTCCGGGACGCCGAGGTCCGGCGGGGCGGCTTCACCCTCGGACCGGTCTCCCTGCAGATCGACTGGGCCGACCGGGTGGCGGTCACCGGCGCCAACGGCGCGGGCAAGTCCACCCTGCTGGGCGCCCTGCTCGGCCGCGTCCCGCTCGACGCCGGGCACGCCGCCCTCGGCTCCGGGGTGCTGCTCGGCGAGGTCGACCAGGCCCGCGCGCTGTTCCACGGCCCCGAGGCCCTGCTCGACGCGTTCCGCCCGGCCGTCCCCGACCTGGAACCGGCCGACATCCGCACCCTGCTGGCCAAGTTCGGCCTCAAGGCCGACCACGTCATGCGCCCGGCGGCCACCCTCTCGCCGGGCGAACGCACCCGCGCCGCCCTCGCCCTCCTCCAGGGCCGGGGCGTCAACCTGCTGGTCCTGGACGAGCCGACCAACCACCTGGACCTGCCGGCCATCGAGCAGCTCGAATCGGCCCTGGACAGCTACGAGGGCACCCTCCTGCTGATCACCCACGACCGCCGCATGCTCGACGCGGTGCGGGTGACCCGGCGCCTGGAGGTCACGGACGGCAAGGTCGTGGAACGCACTTAA
- a CDS encoding oxidoreductase, which produces MSAEYATFGLAPATRAGGLLANGDYQVHRDFVDFVVDGRPLLFRLSDLDAVSPLASDVPPSLFTAQVRGLLLEDEAPLPAGRYIVYGCPECQDLACGAVTAVIEADGEDFVWRDFAWQTDVHADLEFNGYHGIGPFRFRGTEYRAALAALLEGGSPGTRRRVLLIGARVALLARLAAALRTIGIGADIAQSADGVPADELRGYGAVVFGRSVGPGERDAVRRAFADAGVDVPCVDGSAPIVPLLVARTEQALDRSPRAQRRLTGLTADGGGAELEVTSSCRVRLTAYRVDRLSRTHAQDLFDGVLEPGRHRVPLDAKAVRGDAHLVARTAGTVLVTAVERRGTAERPAAPGR; this is translated from the coding sequence ATGTCTGCCGAGTACGCGACCTTCGGCCTGGCACCGGCGACGAGGGCCGGTGGGCTCCTGGCCAACGGTGACTACCAAGTCCACCGGGACTTCGTCGACTTCGTCGTCGACGGACGCCCCCTGCTCTTCCGCCTCTCCGACCTGGACGCCGTCTCCCCGCTCGCCTCCGACGTCCCGCCCTCCCTCTTCACCGCCCAGGTCCGCGGCCTGCTGCTGGAGGACGAGGCACCGCTGCCCGCAGGCCGGTACATCGTCTACGGCTGCCCCGAGTGCCAGGACCTCGCCTGTGGCGCGGTCACCGCGGTCATCGAAGCCGACGGCGAGGACTTCGTCTGGCGGGACTTCGCCTGGCAGACCGACGTGCACGCCGATCTGGAGTTCAACGGCTACCACGGCATAGGCCCGTTCCGCTTCCGCGGCACCGAGTACCGCGCCGCGCTCGCCGCCCTCCTGGAGGGCGGCTCCCCGGGCACCCGCCGCCGCGTCCTGCTGATCGGCGCCCGGGTCGCCCTGCTCGCCCGGCTCGCCGCCGCCCTGCGCACCATCGGCATCGGCGCCGACATCGCGCAGAGCGCCGACGGCGTCCCCGCCGACGAACTGCGCGGCTACGGCGCCGTGGTCTTCGGCCGGTCGGTCGGCCCCGGGGAACGCGACGCCGTCCGCCGCGCCTTCGCCGACGCCGGCGTCGACGTGCCCTGCGTCGACGGGTCCGCCCCCATCGTCCCGCTGCTGGTCGCCCGGACCGAGCAGGCCCTTGATCGCAGTCCGCGCGCACAGCGCCGTCTGACCGGCCTCACCGCCGACGGCGGCGGGGCGGAACTGGAGGTCACCTCGTCCTGCCGGGTGCGGCTCACCGCCTACCGGGTCGACCGCCTCTCCCGCACCCACGCCCAGGACCTCTTCGACGGCGTCCTGGAGCCGGGCCGGCACCGCGTCCCGCTGGACGCGAAGGCGGTGAGGGGCGACGCCCACCTCGTGGCACGCACCGCCGGGACGGTCCTGGTGACGGCGGTGGAGCGCCGAGGAACCGCGGAGCGGCCGGCCGCGCCCGGCCGTTAG
- a CDS encoding FAD-dependent oxidoreductase: METELDCDVLVVGGGVIGLTTAVVLAERGVRVRLWTRDPVERTTSAVAGALWWPYRIEPVASARAWALRSLEVYEELAARPEATGVRMAEGVLGETALEDVGAWAAARLPGLRRATSAEYPAGSGVWARLPLVDMPAHLPWLRERLRAAGAVVETRTVADLAEARAPVVVNCTGLGARELVPDPAVRPVRGQLVVVENPGIRTWTVSTGDDGAMAYCFPHRGRLVLGGTAEEDAWSLEPDPAVAEAIVRRCAALRPEIAGARVLEHRVGLRPARDTVRLERVPLPDGRLLVHHYGHGGAGVTVAWGCAEEAARLAVG; the protein is encoded by the coding sequence ATGGAAACCGAACTGGACTGTGACGTCCTGGTGGTCGGCGGCGGCGTCATCGGGCTGACGACGGCCGTGGTCCTCGCCGAGCGCGGCGTACGGGTACGGCTGTGGACGCGGGACCCGGTCGAGCGGACCACCTCGGCGGTCGCGGGCGCGCTGTGGTGGCCGTACCGGATCGAGCCGGTGGCGTCGGCGCGCGCGTGGGCGCTGCGGTCGCTGGAGGTGTACGAGGAGCTGGCGGCGCGGCCGGAGGCCACCGGTGTGCGGATGGCCGAGGGGGTGCTGGGCGAGACGGCACTGGAGGACGTCGGGGCGTGGGCCGCCGCCCGGTTGCCGGGGCTGCGCCGGGCGACGTCCGCGGAGTATCCCGCCGGGTCGGGTGTGTGGGCCCGGCTGCCGCTCGTCGACATGCCGGCCCATCTGCCGTGGCTGCGGGAGCGGTTGCGGGCGGCGGGCGCGGTGGTGGAGACGCGTACGGTGGCGGATCTGGCGGAAGCGCGGGCCCCGGTCGTGGTCAACTGCACGGGGCTGGGGGCGCGGGAGCTGGTGCCGGACCCGGCGGTGCGGCCGGTGCGGGGGCAGCTGGTGGTCGTGGAGAACCCCGGGATCCGTACCTGGACGGTCTCCACGGGGGACGACGGCGCGATGGCGTACTGCTTCCCGCATCGGGGCCGGCTGGTGCTGGGCGGTACGGCGGAGGAGGACGCCTGGTCCCTGGAGCCGGATCCCGCGGTGGCGGAGGCGATCGTGCGGCGGTGTGCGGCGCTGCGGCCGGAGATCGCCGGCGCGCGTGTCCTGGAGCACCGGGTGGGGCTGCGTCCCGCCCGCGACACCGTCCGCCTGGAGCGCGTGCCGCTCCCCGACGGCCGGCTCCTGGTCCACCACTACGGGCACGGCGGCGCGGGCGTCACGGTCGCCTGGGGCTGCGCGGAGGAGGCGGCGCGGCTGGCCGTCGGCTGA